A single region of the Triticum dicoccoides isolate Atlit2015 ecotype Zavitan chromosome 2B, WEW_v2.0, whole genome shotgun sequence genome encodes:
- the LOC119360381 gene encoding uncharacterized protein LOC119360381 yields MTRLRGESTLPWMCIGDFNEILRPEEQFGPNERDSAQIDAFREAVDICGLADLDYRGLDWTWEKKVSGGYFCRVRLDRALGTAEWPALFPFASVEHLTTAKSDHFPILLQTDFVDSSVRAKQKQFPYECMWERDPSFGDVVAEAWNTSGKANTVAALSDKLAFVAGTLRKWGRTTFGAIRTEQRSLRTKLAELRALPDHGGPSPEEERVEARMSELCLCEEIMWRQRARIQWLAEGDNNTKFFHRKASARKARNRICELQRADGTVCVDDQEMPSMTTSFYINLYASENTIYIDEVLSHIPPRVDAAMNDMLNAQYTNAEILLRLPPQPSSLLRASLVSKRWRGLVKRRRFLRLFRARHGSLPLLGVFPGEVDMSHPFFTPSLDPPDRVPAARFPVPLAPLAFPLVLDCRHGLALVLNRRVSQLLVWDPVTGDKRPVDLPPAFKGRQVMLHNGLVLCAGAATAAAEGRLHGSCNSSPFKVVLLASGRTHERSFSVCVYSSQTGAWGDVISAEFQPAAMEPLYTASELYMYLPSTLVGSSIYWLLRGNGDTIVEFDMGSRSLAVIEMPLDLYDHDKSSSFMTMPAQDGGLGLILVNDFYAKLWKRGADCNGVAIWVPGITIQLGKLLSLNAEHNRGPLSLLGFAEDSNAFVVGASRIGIFVVYLNPLRFKKIYERRDLCIFHPSESFCVAGI; encoded by the exons ATGACAAGGTTGAGAGGAGAGAGCACGCTTCCATGGATGTGCATTGGGGACTTCAATGAAATTTTGCGGCCTGAGGAACAATTTGGCCCAAATGAGCGTGACAGTGCACAGATTGACGCTTTCAGAGAGGCTGTGGATATTTGTGGACTGGCTGATTTGGATTACCGTGGTTTGGATTGGACTTGGGAGAAGAAAGTGTCAGGAGGTTATTTTTGCAGGGTAAGGTTGGACAGAGCTCTGGGTACGGCTGAATGGCCGGCCCTCTTTCCGTTTGCCTCGGTGGAACACCTAACAACGGCTAAATCTGACCACTTCCCTATCTTATTACAAACGGATTTTGTGGACTCGAGTGTGAGAGCAAAGCAGAAGCAGTTTCCGTATGAATGCATGTGGGAGCGTGATCCAAGTTTTGGGGATGTGGTAGCTGAAGCTTGGAACACTTCTGGAAAGGCCAATACTGTTGCGGCTCTGTCCGACAAACTTGCTTTTGTGGCCGGTACGCTGCGCAAGTGGGGCCGAACCACCTTTGGTGCTATCAGAACCGAGCAGCGGTCGCTTCGAACGAAGCTTGCAGAACTACGAGCTCTTCCCGACCATGGGGGTCCATCGCCGGAAGAGGAACGTGTAGAAGCCCGCATGTCCGAGCTTTGTTTATGTGAGGAGATCATGTGGCGTCAACGGGCTCGCATTCAGTGGTTGGCGGAGGGAGACAACAATACCAAATTTTTCCATCGGAAGGCCAGTGCTCGCAAAGCAAGGAACCGTATCTGTGAATTGCAACGTGCAGATGGCACGGTCTGTGTGGATGATCAAGAGATGCCAAGCATGACAACAAGTTTCTACATCAATCTGTATGCTTCTGAAAACACGATCTACATTGATGAAGTACTATCTCATATACCACCTAGGGTGGATGCTGCCATGAATGACATGCTTAACGCTCAATATACCAACGCCGAG ATCCTACTCCGCCTCCCCCCGCAGCCGTCCTCCCTCCTCCGCGCCTCCCTCGTCAGCAAGCGCTGGCGCGGCCTCGTCAAGCGCCGCCGCTTCCTCCGCCTCTTCCGCGCCCGCCACGGGAGCCTCCCCCTCCTCGGCGTCTTCCCCGGCGAGGTTGACATGAGCCACCCCTTCTTCACGCCCTCCCTCGACCCGCCCGACAGGGTACCCGCCGCGCGCTTCCCCGTGCCGCTCGCCCCCCTCGCCTTCCCCCTCGTCCTCGACTGCCGCCacggcctcgccctcgtcctcaaccggcGTGTCAGCCAGCTCCTGGTGTGGGATCCGGTGACCGGAGACAAGCGCCCTGTGGACCTCCCCCCGGCCTTCAAGGGGCGGCAGGTGATGCTCCACAACGGGTTAGTACTCTGCgccggcgccgccaccgccgccgcggaaGGCCGCCTGCACGGCAGCTGCAATTCCAGCCCATTCAAGGTGGTGCTGCTGGCCTCTGGCAGAACACATGAGCGATCCTTCTCGGTCTGCGTCTACTCATCGCAGACAGGCGCATGGGGCGATGTGATTTCAGCAGAGTTTCAACCTGCCGCAATGGAGCCTCTGTATACGGCGTCTGAGCTATACATGTACCTCCCTAGTACCTTGGTTGGGAGCTCCATCTACTGGCTGCTTCGTGGCAACGGCGACACCATCGTCGAGTTCGATATGGGTAGCCGGAGCCTAGCTGTGATAGAGATGCCACTAGATCTGTATGACCATGACAAATCCAGCTCCTTCATGACGATGCCAGCGCAGGATGGTGGGCTTGGCTTGATCCTTGTGAATGACTTCTATGCCAAATTATGGAAGAGGGGGGCTGATTGCAATGGTGTCGCTATATGGGTGCCGGGGATAACTATTCAACTGGGCAAGCTTCTTTCACTGAATGCTGAGCACAACAGAGGTCCACTGTCTTTGCTGGGATTTGCCGAGGACAGCAATGCGTTCGTGGTTGGGGCATCTAGGATCGGTATCTTCGTGGTCTATCTCAATCCTCTGAGGTTTAAGAAGATTTATGAAAGGAGGGATCTCTGTATCTTTCATCCATCTGAGAGTTTCTGTGTTGCAG GTATCTAG